In one window of Miscanthus floridulus cultivar M001 chromosome 12, ASM1932011v1, whole genome shotgun sequence DNA:
- the LOC136496929 gene encoding 14 kDa proline-rich protein DC2.15-like, which produces MAGKASVALFLAVNLVVFAMASACGGDCPTPPTPSTPTPTPASSGKCPRDALKLGVCANVLGLIKAKVGVPPTEPCCPLLEGLVDLEAALCLCTAIKGKILGINLNLPVDLSLILNHCGKTVPTGFKCL; this is translated from the coding sequence ATGGCAGGCAAGGCGTCGGTCGCGCTGTTCCTGGCCGTGAACCTGGTGGTGTTCGCCATGGCCAGCGCCTGCGGTGGCGACTGCCCCACGCCGCCGACCCCTTCGACGCCGACCCCGACGCCGGCCTCGTCCGGCAAGTGCCCCCGCGACGCGCTCAAGCTGGGCGTGTGCGCCAATGTTCTGGGCCTGATCAAGGCCAAGGTGGGCGTGCCGCCCACGGAGCCATGCTGCCCGCTGCTGGAGGGGCtcgtcgacctcgaggccgcacTCTGCCTCTGCACCGCCATCAAGGGCAAAATCCTCGGCATCAACCTCAACCTGCCCGTCGACCTCAGCCTCATCCTCAACCACTGCGGCAAGACCGTGCCCACCGGATTCAAGTGCCTCTAG